The proteins below come from a single Halobacillus salinarum genomic window:
- a CDS encoding carbamoyl phosphate synthase small subunit — MKQLVLEDGTTFVGQGFGSQRETMGEIVFNTGMTGYQEVISDPSYCGQIVTFTYPLVGNYGINRDDFETVDPAILGVVVKEHCEQPSNFRSEESLDEFLKAKRIPGISGIDTRKLTKIIRKYGTMKAMLTSVDRPVNQVLETMEATPLARDQVKQVSTIKPYVVPGRGYRIVLIDFGMKHGILREFTKRNCHVTVVPYHTSAEEIERLRPDGIMLSNGPGDPKDVPESIQTIAKLMGRIPIFGICLGHQLIALASGADTSKMKFGHRGANQPVKDLRTGRTVITSQNHGYAVNTESLTTTNLSLTQVSLNDETVEGLAHESHNVFSVQYHPESSPGPDDTSHLFDEFLERITNEQAKLKEGSSCLNVQI; from the coding sequence ATGAAGCAGCTCGTTCTTGAAGATGGCACGACATTCGTAGGGCAAGGTTTTGGAAGCCAGAGAGAGACCATGGGAGAAATTGTTTTTAATACCGGGATGACGGGATACCAGGAAGTCATTTCAGACCCTTCTTATTGCGGGCAGATTGTTACGTTTACTTACCCGCTCGTAGGAAATTACGGCATCAACCGTGACGATTTTGAAACGGTAGATCCTGCAATCCTAGGCGTTGTAGTAAAAGAACATTGTGAACAGCCTTCCAACTTTCGCAGCGAAGAATCGCTGGATGAATTTTTAAAGGCAAAACGGATCCCAGGCATCAGCGGAATTGATACACGAAAACTGACGAAGATCATCCGTAAGTACGGAACGATGAAAGCGATGCTCACTTCTGTAGACCGTCCTGTAAACCAAGTGCTTGAGACGATGGAAGCTACTCCGCTTGCCAGGGATCAAGTGAAGCAAGTGTCAACGATTAAGCCATATGTCGTTCCTGGTAGAGGCTATCGGATTGTCTTGATTGATTTCGGTATGAAACATGGAATTCTTCGTGAATTTACGAAAAGAAATTGTCACGTAACGGTTGTCCCGTATCATACGTCTGCGGAAGAAATCGAGCGGCTCCGTCCTGATGGCATCATGCTGTCCAACGGACCCGGAGACCCTAAAGATGTACCAGAGTCGATTCAAACTATAGCTAAACTCATGGGGAGAATACCGATTTTTGGGATTTGTCTCGGGCATCAGCTGATCGCCCTGGCTTCGGGAGCTGATACATCAAAAATGAAATTCGGCCACCGCGGGGCCAACCAGCCGGTTAAAGATCTAAGAACCGGGCGTACCGTTATTACCTCCCAGAATCATGGATACGCTGTGAACACTGAATCATTGACAACAACAAATCTATCGCTTACACAAGTATCTTTAAATGACGAGACGGTAGAGGGTCTTGCCCATGAGAGCCATAACGTATTCTCTGTGCAATATCATCCAGAAAGCTCGCCAGGTCCGGATGATACTTCTCATTTATTTGATGAATTTCTGGAAAGAATTACAAACGAACAAGCTAAATTGAAGGAGGGGTCTTCATGCCTAAACGTACAGATATAA
- a CDS encoding dihydroorotase, whose protein sequence is MKLKLTNAKRLVNEKLEACEVLIEDESIKEISEKVSEGSNQQIDLGGKLISSGFVDVHVHLREPGGEAKETIASGTKAAAKGGFTTICSMPNTRPVPDCVETLNELYEKINQDAEVRVLPYASITKRQLGKEMVDIEALSEAGAFAFTDDGVGVQEAAKMFEAMLAASLQNKAVVAHCEDNSLVYGGVAHEGSANKKLKLPGIPSIAESVQIARDVLLAEAADCHYHVCHVSTKESVRVIRDAKRAGIKVTAEVTPHHLVLNENSIPGDDAMYKMNPPLRSVEDQEALIDGLLDGTIDCIATDHAPHTEEEKQEGFLRSPFGITGFETAFPILYTHLVKQGTATLEELINWMTVRPSELFSLPYGRFEKGAAADLVVIDLETVKTIDRHQLVSKGKNSPFHGWEASGWPVMTIMNGKVIWEESNYEAARS, encoded by the coding sequence ATGAAACTTAAGTTAACCAACGCCAAACGACTCGTCAATGAGAAGCTTGAGGCATGTGAAGTGCTTATTGAGGATGAATCCATTAAGGAAATTTCAGAAAAGGTAAGCGAAGGATCCAATCAGCAAATTGATCTCGGTGGAAAATTAATCAGCTCAGGATTTGTGGATGTCCATGTTCATTTAAGAGAACCTGGCGGGGAAGCAAAAGAAACGATCGCTTCAGGAACTAAAGCCGCAGCCAAAGGTGGTTTTACGACCATATGTTCCATGCCTAATACCCGGCCTGTGCCAGATTGTGTAGAAACACTAAACGAATTATACGAAAAAATTAATCAGGATGCAGAAGTAAGGGTGCTGCCTTACGCTTCAATAACCAAACGCCAGCTTGGAAAAGAGATGGTGGATATTGAGGCCCTGTCTGAAGCAGGTGCATTTGCTTTTACTGATGATGGAGTGGGTGTTCAGGAAGCAGCAAAAATGTTTGAGGCGATGCTTGCAGCAAGCCTTCAAAATAAAGCAGTCGTAGCTCATTGTGAAGATAATTCGCTTGTATATGGAGGCGTGGCACACGAAGGTTCAGCAAATAAGAAGCTCAAGCTTCCTGGTATTCCTTCCATTGCAGAATCGGTGCAAATCGCAAGGGATGTGTTATTAGCTGAAGCAGCAGATTGCCATTATCACGTCTGCCATGTATCCACGAAAGAGTCAGTCCGTGTTATTCGCGATGCAAAACGAGCAGGAATCAAAGTGACCGCAGAGGTAACTCCTCACCACCTGGTTTTAAATGAAAACTCCATCCCTGGGGATGATGCTATGTATAAAATGAATCCACCACTGAGGTCAGTGGAAGATCAGGAAGCACTGATTGATGGTCTGCTTGATGGAACGATCGATTGTATAGCTACCGATCATGCTCCTCACACTGAAGAAGAAAAGCAGGAAGGGTTTTTGCGTTCCCCGTTTGGAATTACCGGGTTTGAAACAGCTTTTCCAATTTTATATACACACTTAGTAAAACAGGGCACCGCAACGCTAGAAGAACTCATTAACTGGATGACTGTGCGCCCAAGTGAACTCTTTTCACTTCCTTACGGGCGGTTTGAAAAAGGGGCTGCTGCCGACTTGGTCGTCATCGATTTGGAAACGGTGAAAACCATCGACAGGCACCAGTTAGTTTCAAAAGGAAAGAACAGTCCATTTCACGGCTGGGAAGCAAGTGGCTGGCCGGTAATGACGATTATGAATGGAAAAGTTATATGGGAGGAATCAAATTATGAAGCAGCTCGTTCTTGA
- a CDS encoding aspartate carbamoyltransferase catalytic subunit → MKHLHSMTQLTNKEIEHIIHTAKSIENKQLSPNYSGRFAANIFLEPSTRTKHSFYMAERRLGLEVVDLEEKDSSLIKGESLYDTLKTLEALGTEIAIVRQSQNGLIKQITEQLGMSVINAGDGTGEHPTQSLLDLFTIKDEFGTFEGLSVVIAGDIKHSRVARSNAYALKNLGADVKFVAKPEWQDKTISDKYISIDEAVEECDVLMLLRIQHERHRDPFQSSQYLEDFGLTIEREGRMKRSSIILHPAPVNRGVEISASLVESEKSRIFKQMTNGVTIRMALLHLLLEEGI, encoded by the coding sequence ATGAAGCATTTACACTCAATGACCCAGCTGACAAATAAAGAAATTGAGCACATTATCCACACTGCGAAATCAATTGAAAATAAACAACTCTCACCTAACTACTCCGGCCGTTTTGCAGCTAATATATTTCTTGAACCGAGCACACGTACGAAACACAGTTTCTACATGGCTGAAAGGCGGCTGGGTTTAGAAGTAGTGGACCTTGAAGAAAAAGATTCCAGCTTGATTAAAGGAGAGAGTCTCTATGACACATTAAAAACATTGGAAGCACTCGGAACCGAAATCGCTATTGTTAGACAGTCCCAAAACGGCTTAATCAAGCAAATTACGGAACAGCTTGGGATGTCAGTCATTAATGCAGGAGATGGGACCGGGGAACATCCGACTCAATCGTTGCTGGATCTTTTCACGATCAAGGATGAATTCGGCACTTTTGAAGGACTGTCCGTCGTCATTGCAGGAGACATTAAACACAGCAGGGTGGCAAGGTCCAATGCTTACGCACTTAAAAATCTAGGTGCGGACGTGAAGTTTGTCGCAAAGCCTGAATGGCAGGATAAGACCATCTCGGACAAATACATATCCATTGATGAAGCGGTGGAGGAATGTGATGTGCTGATGCTTTTAAGAATACAGCATGAACGACATCGGGATCCCTTTCAGTCCTCTCAATATCTAGAAGACTTTGGATTAACTATAGAGAGGGAAGGGAGGATGAAACGATCATCGATTATTCTTCATCCGGCCCCGGTAAACAGGGGAGTTGAAATATCAGCTTCACTTGTAGAGTCAGAGAAATCAAGAATATTTAAGCAGATGACGAATGGGGTCACAATCCGGATGGCTCTGCTTCATTTACTACTTGAGGAGGGGATATAA